From Corynebacterium frankenforstense DSM 45800, the proteins below share one genomic window:
- a CDS encoding ABC transporter permease, which translates to MNAFATTRRIARQMRNDPRTLALIVVVPAALLTLLYFVFVDVPVPPGRAPLFDRVGPVMLAVLPMVLMFIITSVAMLRERTMGTLERLLTTPLSRANLVGSYAVVFGGLALVQAAVLAALLRFAFDVPLEGSWCALLLLAGLDALIGVTLGLMASAFARTEFQAVQFMPAFVAPQIFLCGLFVPIDQMPGVLEAVAHVLPMTWAVDVANTVIAESGLDGGDWLRMAGLLALSVVAVFGAAVTMPRKVA; encoded by the coding sequence ATGAACGCCTTCGCCACCACCCGGCGCATCGCCCGGCAGATGAGAAACGACCCGCGGACCCTGGCGCTGATCGTCGTGGTGCCCGCCGCGCTGCTGACGCTGCTCTACTTCGTCTTCGTCGACGTGCCCGTCCCGCCGGGGCGCGCCCCGCTCTTCGACCGCGTCGGCCCGGTGATGCTGGCCGTGCTGCCGATGGTGCTGATGTTCATCATCACCTCGGTGGCGATGCTGCGCGAGCGCACGATGGGCACCCTCGAGCGGCTGCTGACCACCCCGCTGAGCCGCGCCAACCTCGTCGGCTCCTACGCGGTCGTCTTCGGCGGGCTGGCCCTGGTTCAGGCCGCGGTGCTCGCCGCGCTGCTGCGCTTCGCCTTCGACGTCCCGCTCGAGGGCTCCTGGTGCGCGCTGCTCCTGCTCGCCGGGCTCGACGCGCTGATCGGCGTGACCCTGGGGCTGATGGCCAGCGCCTTCGCGCGCACCGAGTTCCAGGCCGTGCAGTTCATGCCCGCCTTCGTCGCCCCGCAGATCTTCCTGTGCGGGCTCTTCGTCCCGATCGACCAGATGCCCGGCGTGCTCGAGGCCGTCGCGCACGTGCTGCCGATGACCTGGGCGGTCGACGTGGCCAACACCGTCATAGCCGAGTCCGGCCTCGACGGCGGCGACTGGCTGCGCATGGCCGGGCTGCTCGCGCTGTCGGTGGTCGCCGTCTTCGGCGCCGCCGTCACCATGCCGCGCAAGGTCGCCTGA